ACATCACCAATCGCAGGTCCTTCCAGAATGTCCACGAGTGGTTAGAAGAGACCAAAGTCCATGTCCAGCCCTACCAGATTGTGTTTGTTTTGGTGGGTCACAAATGTGACCTGGACACCCAACGGCAGGTGACCCGACACGAGGCAGAGAAAGTTGCTGCTGGGTATGGTATGAAGTACATTGAGACCTCGGCCCGAGACGCCATTAATGTGGAGAAAGCCTTCACAGACCTGACTCGAGAAATCTATGAGCTggtcaaaaagggggaaattacTATCCAGGAAGGCTGGGAAGGGGTAAAGAGTGGCTTTGTGCCAAATGTTGTTCACTCCTCAGAAGAGGTTGTCAAATCAGATAGGAGATGCCTATGTTAGCCAACCCTAGTAAGCCAGAcacaatttttattaataaaacataCTGTACTAACTGAACAGAAATGTAACGGAGAGTTGTAGCATACTAGTGTGCTCACCAGCAGGTGAGAGTAACTTTAGCCACAGATGAGAATGATGTCACATTCCCAATAACCCTATTTCCAAATGGGAAATCCAGACCTTGTCACAAAGGCGCAATGGTGGGTGTTTGTGTTGAGGCTCTGTGGGAGCTGGAGCAGAGAGGAAACtccaaaccaaaaccaaatcccctcccccccacccccgaaTTGTCATATTCCAAGAGAATTGTAGGTGTAGTGTCTGAGCTCAGGAATCGCTAGCGCTCCTATGTTCTGCTTCCTCTCCCCAGCCCTGGTGCTTCCGAGTACCTTTTCCTCCAGCGAGGTGGAGGGCTGCTCGAGTTGCTCTCCAAGAATCCTTCCAAGCCCCCAAATTGTACAGTTCTAATAGACATAATGCCACGGGATCCTTTTTtgagggggtggggaggtggAGGGCAAAGGTCTGCCCTGGAGTTTTGTTGATGTGGGCGACTCTTGGCGTGGAAACACCCTCCACCCATTCAGACGAACAACTTGTGCAACTCAGTGTCTCAAAGATAGATGCTCGGGGCTCTGAGAGGCAAAATAGTCTGCTCAGAATTACACAGCCAGCATGAGTCAGAGGCAGGTctggaacccaggtctttcttTATCCACCATACCACAAAGCCTCTCAAAATCGTAGTGGGTCGAGGTTGCTAATCTAATAAGTGGAAGAGAAAAATTCAAATCCTATCGTTTCTAAAGCCATCTGTGAGAGGAACTCTGGCAGTAAAGTGGCTTCTGCAGTTTGCCCTTCCTTCACCCCAATCCTAcccttttcaaaaatgaacaaATCAAGAGTCCTAAACTCTTTGTGTCCAGCGGCTAGTTGAGAAGCCGGCTGTTGTGGGTTTGGAAAATACGCCTACATATCCAGAGGCCTGAGTCTCCACTTTCCATCCAGGCCTTCTTTGTTCCTGTGAAGCAGGGGAGCCTGGGTAGCTGGGGAGATGCCAAGTAGTAGCTGAGCTCCTCTGCCACTATGAAACCTTTCAGAACATCTCAAGATGCACTGGGGGAGTGTCCCGGTCCCAATTTCCTCTAAGTCATTCACACCAATGGGGAAGACATGACGAGAAGTTTTGTGCCGAATCCAGCAGAGATGCATTAGCATGTCGAGAACGTGGAATGGCAGTCATTCAATTTGGGAACTGGAAGAACCAAGTAGAAGGAAGGACCTTTGGGAACTACCTAGTGTGGCCACACATGGGCCTCTTTATGAGAGCAAGTGCTGAGGGGTGGCAGACTGGCCTTGGGCCATGGATGGGGCAGATCCATGGTCAAAGGGATATTGAGTCACCAAGTTCCTGATGTGTGTGCCTGAAGCTGTGCTAGGCAACAGGGAGAAGGAAAGACTATTGAAAGGAAATTTCCCGGGCTAGTGAGGAGGGAAGAAGCAGCCACATTTGAACAGATAACAAAATAGACCCTTAAGAAAGGACACACACATGTAGCTGGCCAGGTCcctgcccagaaaaaaaaaatggaacaaatccATGAAACTAAAAATAGGGAGGAGGTTCCCAGTGCACGGACCTGGAGTCCAGAAGTCCGGAGTGACCCTGAACCAATCACATCACTAACTGTGTTAGTCTCCTCATCTGGAAAACGGGGATAACAGCCTCAAGctcaaagggttgttgtgaggatcaaatgagagcatGTTTCTAAAGTCCTTAGAGCTGCTGTTTACTCCTCCCCTAACCTAATGATCAAggaggtggattttttttttttaattgggaaaacTGACAGCACAGGTCAGAGCTCTGGAAAACACTATGTTGGTTTCCCCAGTTGGAATGCAAGCTGGAACCCTCCAGTGTTGTCCAGCGTCTGGTGTGTGAGGAAGAAATAACTGGGTGAGTTGCTTCTGAATGAGGGCTTGAGAGCTCGGTTCCACCAGCAATCACCCTATCTTTCTCCCCCCGTTTGATATCTTAACCAGGCAAGAATGCTGCATTCCAAATCAACAGGGATTCACCGTAACAACACCAACATTTGTCATCTCTTGCTGGACACGGCAAACCTTCTGCTGAGATGTCCCCTTTTCAGAGCACTCTGTcccctcatttgattctcccaacaacTCCACGAGGTCAAGCGGGCAGGGATATCGTCCCCATTTACAGGTACGAACTTAGCCCCAGAGAGAAATCAAGCGAGAGTTCTACCCAGGTCCCCAGTGTACCACATCACGCTGTCCCTCACTGCCACTAGAGAGAAAGTCTGACACTCGGgggtggaagggaccttagagattctCCCCCCTGAACAATTGGGAAGTGGTACGGAAATAGCACAACATTTGCTTCTTTATATTCAACGTGCATTTCACTAAAGTACACACCTAAGGAgttgaattctttttaaaaggtaaaacatttattgaatactcaATTATTAcattctttttgtttaaaaactACACTAAGATTTCGCTAACCCGAAATTTTAAATTAACTCCGCTTTCCAAGTGACTACAACCTTTTGGGGGAGGCGTTTGCGTATGACCGGCCCCACAGCTTATGCTCTCCCATTAAGTTTCGGGACTGCCAGACCATAGGCTTCTGAACCGTTTCTCTATAAAGAAAGGTTCTTGGCATTCGACAGCCATATTTTTACTTCAGAAACACGAGTTGTTGCTCTCATTAGTTGTGATCTAATCCCAATTCCCTTTCATGAGAACTTCCATCACTGAATGACTATGGCAAAGAGAAACTGAGTCACTGAAGCCAACAACTAATTGATGAAAGGAAACCTAGAAGGCCCAGCTTGCTGAAATTCAGTGGACAATTTTACAAGAGAATCCACATTTGAATTGAATTAGGAAGTACATCAGTCGTGTGAAAACTAGTGGCCAGTAAGTTTGGCTTTGATTCTGAGCAATCTCTTAGTAGCACTTTGGAGCATTAAGCAAAGAGAATAATCGTATGAACCAATATGGAACGGTCAAAAATTTGGACTAGACAAACCCTATTTCCTTGTTTCTGATGTAAGTCTATCGGGAAAACAGTCCTAAGGTGCCGGCCCTAGCTCTGCCActtgctgtgtgattttggacaagtcactgaaactctctgggtctcagtttttacatctgtaaagtgaaaagaTTCTACTACTTAACTCCTAAGATCCTCATTCTCAATCTTAATGATACATGAAAGTGATGCGTTCGATCCTTGTGGATAAAATGGAGGGAGGTGGCCAGGGGCACGTTACATAGCTCTGTGCCTCTTTGTTTTTTAAGCCAGATTACTTGCACTAAGGCCATGTGTGGCTGGGAGGGACAGCTAATAGCTTGGACAACAGAATCAGGATCCAATCTAAGCAGGTTAAATTGAATCAGGATAAAGACCCACACTTGGGTCAACAAATCAATAATACAGTTGTCCAGGGTGGGGAGAGACGGTAGTGAGATAGCAAATGTCCTAGGGAGAAAACTTAAAAGCCAAGTCACTGCAGAGATTAGGCAGAAACGGGAAGCAGTGTGACCGCTGGGCT
This is a stretch of genomic DNA from Sminthopsis crassicaudata isolate SCR6 chromosome X, ASM4859323v1, whole genome shotgun sequence. It encodes these proteins:
- the RAB39B gene encoding ras-related protein Rab-39B; translated protein: MEAIWLYQFRLIVIGDSTVGKSCLIRRFTEGRFAQVSDPTVGVDFFSRLVEIEPGKRIKLQIWDTAGQERFRSITRAYYRNSVGGLLLFDITNRRSFQNVHEWLEETKVHVQPYQIVFVLVGHKCDLDTQRQVTRHEAEKVAAGYGMKYIETSARDAINVEKAFTDLTREIYELVKKGEITIQEGWEGVKSGFVPNVVHSSEEVVKSDRRCLC